The Brasilonema sennae CENA114 genome includes a region encoding these proteins:
- a CDS encoding bifunctional serine/threonine-protein kinase/formylglycine-generating enzyme family protein — protein MFVGRVLRNCYKILRLLGNGGFGDTYLAENLDLPGHPLCVVKHLKPRDPDPVVLQIARRLFASEAQVLYKLGHENNQIPRLFAHFEENGEFYLVQEYVEGSDLSSEVIAGKRWSEQEVTQLLREILEILTLVHKQDIIHRDIKPQNLMRRREDGKIILIDFGAVKEISTLVNIQGQTSASVAIGTPGYAPNEQAAGYPKLSSDVHAVGMLAIFALTGVKPHDLPRDPTNGEVVWRNWANVSERFADILTKMVRYRFSERYQSAAEALSALPAPPKPKPQRTPQSKSQPASHSTLQSTLIPRRQVIQTLGLIGSGVGLAIVGQWLLQGGSLQTFNFETVTVDAQGNINNRSNRQAKYFAEDLGNRVTLEMVQIPGGTFIMGSPPGEKQRDLDEGPQHPVTVPGFFMGKYEVTQAQYQAIMGNNPSKSKGEKRPVEKVTWDDAVEFCKRLKQKTGRTYRLPSEAEWEYAARAGTTTPFYFGETITTDLANYNGTDSYASEPKGQYRQHTTDVGIFRPNAFGLYDMHGLVWEWCQDDWHDTYQDAPTDGSAWLTNDSTKVPKMLRGGSWNTAPRACRSADRLCRSPDDRYYDEFGFRVVCVVA, from the coding sequence ATGTTTGTGGGCAGAGTTCTCCGTAATTGTTACAAAATTCTCAGACTGTTGGGAAATGGTGGTTTTGGTGATACTTATCTGGCAGAAAATTTGGATTTACCAGGACATCCATTATGTGTTGTCAAACATCTTAAACCAAGAGACCCCGATCCAGTTGTTTTACAAATTGCTAGACGACTGTTTGCAAGTGAAGCACAGGTTTTATATAAATTAGGTCATGAAAACAACCAGATTCCGAGACTGTTTGCTCACTTTGAGGAAAATGGTGAATTTTATCTGGTGCAGGAATATGTGGAAGGAAGTGATTTAAGTAGTGAAGTTATAGCTGGTAAGAGGTGGAGTGAACAGGAAGTCACTCAACTTTTGCGAGAGATTTTAGAAATTCTAACACTTGTTCACAAGCAAGATATTATCCACCGAGATATCAAGCCGCAGAATCTCATGCGTCGTCGCGAAGATGGCAAGATAATATTGATTGACTTTGGTGCAGTCAAAGAAATCAGCACTTTAGTAAATATTCAAGGACAAACCAGCGCTTCAGTTGCCATTGGTACTCCGGGTTATGCGCCTAACGAACAAGCTGCCGGATATCCGAAGCTATCGAGTGATGTCCATGCAGTGGGAATGCTGGCTATTTTTGCACTCACAGGTGTAAAGCCTCACGACTTGCCAAGAGATCCCACGAATGGCGAAGTCGTTTGGCGGAATTGGGCAAATGTTAGCGAGAGATTTGCTGATATTTTAACGAAGATGGTGCGCTACCGCTTTAGTGAACGCTATCAGTCAGCAGCAGAAGCGTTGTCAGCACTTCCAGCACCACCAAAACCAAAACCACAACGGACACCGCAGTCAAAATCACAACCAGCATCGCACTCAACACTGCAGTCAACGCTAATACCGCGACGGCAAGTCATTCAAACGTTAGGGTTGATAGGAAGCGGAGTTGGTTTGGCTATTGTCGGACAATGGCTTTTGCAAGGTGGATCCCTACAAACCTTTAATTTTGAAACTGTCACTGTTGATGCACAGGGAAATATTAACAACCGCAGCAACCGTCAGGCGAAATACTTCGCGGAAGACTTGGGGAATCGTGTCACCTTGGAGATGGTACAGATACCAGGTGGTACATTTATCATGGGTTCACCACCAGGGGAAAAACAAAGAGATTTAGACGAAGGACCACAACATCCAGTCACAGTTCCTGGGTTTTTTATGGGCAAGTATGAAGTGACTCAGGCGCAGTATCAAGCAATTATGGGTAACAACCCTTCCAAGTCTAAAGGAGAAAAGCGTCCAGTGGAAAAGGTCACTTGGGATGATGCTGTGGAATTCTGCAAACGCTTAAAGCAGAAGACAGGACGCACCTACAGACTACCCAGCGAGGCAGAATGGGAATATGCAGCTCGTGCAGGAACGACTACACCTTTCTACTTTGGCGAAACGATTACAACTGACTTAGCAAATTACAATGGAACGGATAGTTACGCCTCTGAACCAAAAGGTCAATATCGTCAACATACAACAGATGTGGGGATTTTTCGACCCAATGCCTTTGGTTTATATGATATGCATGGGTTAGTTTGGGAGTGGTGTCAGGATGATTGGCATGACACTTACCAAGACGCACCCACTGATGGTAGTGCATGGTTAACAAATGATAGTACAAAAGTACCAAAAATGCTTCGTGGCGGTTCGTGGAACACCGCTCCGCGGGCTTGCCGCTCGGCGGATCGCCTATGCCGATCCCCCGACGATCGTTACTACGACGAGTTCGGTTTTCGGGTGGTGTGCGTGGTTGCGTGA
- a CDS encoding ParB/RepB/Spo0J family partition protein produces the protein MTTISIPTVEYLPIADILINGGTQSRVKLNWDVIAEYAEAITSDAIFPPILVFYDGKNYWLADGFHRLHATKKAGRQEIAVEIHQGNRRDALLYSVGANANHGLRRTNADKRRAVNIMLQDEEWNHWSNREIAKRCGVSEFMVRQMRESICDKNADTKKRTAQRQGKTYTLDTTHIGEGMTSTNIGESSKQHSEDECERVLICTDNPQQSQCDHQIDVLVGQPDSSTYVANNEQTSSFKESEVQLFNGQSLTNVHQQLEHQSYATPSTETINLQDIIINKIAMEIIHLSPEQLSKIISTSASNGLSKFHLKTIIEAAKQALNEGNQQEYFHKSYAVVGMESQETKR, from the coding sequence ATGACGACTATATCTATCCCAACAGTCGAGTACCTTCCGATTGCAGACATTTTGATCAATGGTGGTACTCAGTCACGCGTCAAACTCAACTGGGATGTCATTGCAGAATATGCGGAAGCGATAACGTCGGATGCCATCTTTCCCCCAATTTTAGTCTTTTACGACGGCAAGAACTACTGGCTGGCAGACGGTTTCCATCGGCTGCATGCAACTAAAAAAGCTGGGCGTCAGGAGATTGCCGTAGAAATACACCAGGGTAACCGCCGCGACGCTTTGCTGTACTCAGTGGGAGCCAATGCCAATCATGGTTTACGACGTACTAACGCAGATAAACGCCGTGCGGTGAATATAATGCTACAAGATGAGGAGTGGAATCATTGGAGTAATCGCGAGATTGCCAAACGTTGTGGCGTTTCCGAATTTATGGTTCGTCAAATGCGTGAATCTATCTGCGATAAAAACGCAGATACCAAAAAACGCACTGCACAACGCCAAGGAAAAACTTACACACTTGACACCACTCACATTGGCGAGGGAATGACATCGACAAATATTGGAGAATCTTCAAAGCAACATTCGGAGGACGAATGCGAACGGGTGCTTATATGTACAGATAATCCTCAACAAAGTCAATGTGATCACCAAATTGACGTGTTAGTAGGGCAGCCTGATAGTAGCACGTACGTTGCTAATAATGAACAAACTTCCAGCTTTAAAGAGTCGGAGGTACAGCTTTTCAATGGACAATCGTTGACTAATGTACACCAACAACTTGAACATCAGTCTTACGCTACGCCCTCAACAGAAACGATTAACCTTCAAGACATAATAATTAATAAAATTGCAATGGAAATCATACATCTGTCTCCAGAGCAGTTGAGTAAGATCATCTCCACATCTGCTAGCAATGGGCTGAGTAAATTTCATCTCAAAACAATCATTGAAGCAGCTAAACAAGCGCTCAATGAGGGAAACCAACAGGAATACTTTCACAAGAGTTATGCTGTTGTAGGCATGGAGTCACAAGAAACAAAAAGATAG
- a CDS encoding serine acetyltransferase, translating into MIKIINYMLQDWQVNKETSSKSRFILLMFRSTQILGNLPVPFSFFSKFYRLLYQFLIEWILGVDLPWDTQIGQNLKLFHCHGLVVNHETIIGMNCILRHSTTIGNKMLQDGTPSGSPKIGNNVEIGSNVVILGPITVGDNAVIGAGSVVVKDVPNRSVVVGNPARVIRTLNTPSSLMNNELHQASELTSVSNHSNTDNLYK; encoded by the coding sequence ATGATAAAGATTATTAATTACATGCTACAAGATTGGCAAGTAAATAAAGAAACAAGCTCCAAATCACGTTTCATCTTATTGATGTTTAGATCTACACAAATACTTGGTAATCTGCCCGTACCTTTTTCTTTTTTTTCTAAGTTTTATAGACTTTTATATCAGTTTTTAATTGAGTGGATATTAGGAGTTGACTTACCTTGGGACACACAAATAGGACAAAATTTAAAGCTATTTCATTGTCACGGTTTGGTCGTCAATCATGAAACAATAATAGGTATGAATTGTATTTTGAGGCATTCAACCACTATTGGAAATAAGATGCTGCAAGATGGTACACCCAGTGGCTCTCCAAAAATTGGAAATAACGTAGAAATAGGTTCCAATGTTGTGATTCTCGGACCGATTACAGTTGGGGATAATGCTGTGATTGGAGCTGGTTCTGTTGTGGTGAAAGACGTTCCTAATCGTAGCGTGGTTGTAGGGAATCCAGCAAGAGTTATTCGCACACTCAACACCCCTTCGTCTTTGATGAACAACGAATTACACCAAGCTTCAGAACTGACATCAGTATCAAATCACTCTAATACCGATAATCTGTATAAATAA
- the glf gene encoding UDP-galactopyranose mutase, whose translation MFDYLIVGAGFAGSVLAERLASQSGKKVLIVDKRPHIGGNAYDHYDDSGILVHRYGPHIFHTNSREVFEYLSFFTEWRPYEHRVLASVDGQLVPIPINLDTVNRLYGLNLTAFQLEEFFASVAEQKDYIRTSEDVVVSKVGRELYEKFFRGYTRKQWGLDPSELDRSVTARVPTRTNRDDRYFTDTYQAMPLHGYTRMFEKMLSHPNIKIMLNTDYREIQEAIAYREMIYTGPIDEFFDYCYGKLPYRSLEFKHETLNKPVHQPAPVINYPNEHPYTRVTEFKYLTGQEHLKTSIVYEYPQAEGDPYYPIPRPENAELYKQYKALADATPSVHFVGRLATYKYYNMDQVVAQALAIYSQLVQRVLIKI comes from the coding sequence ATGTTCGATTACTTAATTGTTGGCGCAGGATTCGCTGGAAGCGTCCTTGCCGAAAGACTAGCAAGTCAGTCTGGAAAAAAAGTTCTGATTGTTGACAAACGTCCTCATATTGGCGGCAATGCCTACGATCACTACGATGATTCAGGCATACTCGTACACAGATACGGTCCCCACATCTTTCACACCAACTCCCGCGAAGTCTTTGAGTATCTTTCGTTCTTCACCGAGTGGCGACCTTATGAACACCGCGTTCTGGCTAGCGTAGATGGTCAACTTGTGCCCATCCCAATCAACCTTGACACCGTCAATCGGTTATACGGATTGAATCTCACCGCGTTCCAACTGGAGGAGTTCTTCGCTTCAGTCGCTGAACAAAAAGACTACATCCGCACCTCAGAAGATGTGGTGGTGAGCAAAGTTGGTCGAGAATTGTACGAGAAATTTTTCCGTGGCTACACCCGTAAGCAATGGGGACTCGATCCATCAGAACTCGACAGATCAGTCACCGCCCGTGTACCTACTCGTACAAACCGCGACGATCGCTATTTCACAGACACTTATCAAGCAATGCCTCTACATGGTTATACGCGGATGTTTGAGAAGATGTTGTCTCACCCCAACATCAAGATTATGCTTAACACCGATTATCGGGAGATTCAAGAGGCAATCGCCTACCGCGAAATGATCTACACTGGTCCCATCGACGAGTTCTTCGATTACTGCTATGGCAAACTTCCCTACCGTTCCCTAGAATTCAAGCATGAAACGCTAAACAAACCTGTGCATCAGCCTGCACCAGTGATAAATTACCCGAACGAACATCCATACACCCGCGTCACCGAGTTCAAGTACCTGACGGGACAGGAACACCTTAAAACTAGTATTGTCTACGAGTACCCGCAAGCGGAAGGAGATCCTTACTACCCCATACCGCGCCCAGAAAACGCTGAACTCTACAAACAATACAAGGCACTAGCTGACGCAACCCCAAGCGTGCATTTCGTGGGACGGTTGGCAACCTACAAGTATTACAACATGGATCAAGTTGTGGCTCAAGCACTCGCAATTTATTCTCAGCTTGTTCAACGGGTACTCATCAAGATTTAA
- a CDS encoding alpha-D-glucose phosphate-specific phosphoglucomutase: protein MVSKTIQTQPFTDQKPGTSGLRKKVSVFQKPHYLENFVQSIFDSLEGYQGKTLVVGGDGRYYNRQAIQIILKMAAANGFGRVLVGQGGVLSTPATSAIIRKYDTFGGIILSASHNPGGPDGDFGIKYNISNGGPAPEKVTEAIYSRSKEIESYKIVEAPDVNLDTLGEFKVGDMPVEVIDSVADYAELMESLFDFDRIRQLVTNGKFRMCVDSLHAVTGPYAHNIFEERLGAPSGTVTNGKPLEDFGGGHPDPNLVYAHDLVEILFGNNAPDFGAASDGDGDRNMILGRQFFVTPSDSLAILAANAKLVPGYSSGLTGIARSMPTSQAPDRVAKQLGIECFETPTGWKFFGNLLDADRATLCGEESFGTGSNHIREKDGLWAVLFWLNILAVRKQSVEEIVTEHWQTYGRNYYSRHDYEEVDSDRANTLITSVRAMLPTLKGKRYGSYEVEYADDFSYTDPIDGSISQKQGVRIGFTDGSRIVFRLSGTGTQGATLRLYLESYEPDSAKQNLDPQEALAELITIADDIAQIHKLTGMDKPTVIT from the coding sequence ATGGTTAGCAAAACTATACAAACCCAACCGTTTACCGACCAAAAACCAGGTACTTCTGGACTCAGAAAGAAAGTCTCAGTCTTCCAGAAGCCTCATTACTTGGAAAACTTTGTCCAGTCAATCTTTGACAGCCTGGAAGGATATCAAGGCAAAACTTTGGTTGTAGGAGGCGATGGTCGTTACTACAATCGTCAAGCAATTCAAATTATCCTGAAAATGGCAGCCGCTAATGGCTTTGGGCGAGTGCTCGTCGGTCAAGGCGGTGTTCTTTCTACCCCGGCAACTTCAGCCATTATTCGCAAGTATGACACATTTGGTGGTATAATCCTCTCTGCCAGTCACAATCCAGGTGGTCCAGATGGAGACTTTGGTATAAAGTACAATATTAGCAATGGTGGACCGGCTCCAGAAAAAGTCACGGAAGCCATTTATAGTCGTAGTAAAGAGATTGAGAGCTACAAGATTGTTGAGGCTCCTGATGTTAATCTTGATACTTTAGGAGAGTTCAAGGTCGGCGATATGCCGGTGGAGGTGATTGATTCTGTCGCAGACTATGCAGAATTAATGGAGTCACTGTTTGATTTTGACCGCATCCGCCAACTGGTGACCAATGGAAAGTTCCGTATGTGTGTTGACTCCTTGCATGCTGTGACGGGTCCCTATGCTCATAATATTTTTGAGGAACGTTTGGGCGCACCGTCGGGAACTGTCACGAATGGTAAACCCTTAGAAGACTTTGGCGGTGGACATCCTGACCCCAACCTTGTTTATGCTCATGATTTGGTAGAGATTCTGTTTGGGAACAATGCGCCTGACTTTGGTGCTGCTTCCGATGGAGATGGCGATCGCAACATGATTCTCGGACGCCAATTCTTCGTCACTCCTAGCGATAGCTTAGCTATTTTAGCAGCCAATGCGAAATTGGTTCCTGGGTATAGCTCTGGTTTGACAGGTATCGCCCGCTCTATGCCTACGAGTCAAGCACCAGACCGTGTGGCAAAACAACTCGGTATTGAGTGTTTTGAAACTCCCACAGGCTGGAAGTTCTTTGGTAATCTGTTAGATGCAGATAGAGCAACCCTTTGCGGTGAGGAGAGTTTTGGCACAGGTTCCAACCATATCCGCGAGAAAGATGGACTTTGGGCAGTGTTGTTCTGGCTAAATATTCTCGCAGTACGGAAACAATCAGTAGAAGAGATTGTCACAGAACATTGGCAAACCTACGGGCGTAATTATTACTCGCGTCATGATTATGAAGAAGTTGATAGCGATCGCGCCAACACCCTCATAACAAGTGTGCGTGCTATGCTGCCAACACTCAAAGGAAAGCGGTATGGTTCCTATGAAGTTGAGTACGCTGACGACTTCAGTTACACCGACCCAATAGATGGTAGCATCAGTCAAAAGCAAGGAGTTCGCATTGGCTTCACCGATGGTTCGCGCATTGTCTTCCGGCTATCAGGTACAGGTACACAAGGCGCAACACTCAGGTTATATCTAGAAAGCTACGAACCCGACTCCGCAAAGCAGAATCTTGATCCACAAGAAGCACTAGCGGAACTGATCACGATTGCAGATGATATTGCCCAGATTCATAAGTTGACTGGAATGGATAAGCCAACTGTTATCACCTGA
- a CDS encoding ABC transporter permease — protein MDTTKTLIKAGRTESLYWKDLWRYRELFYFLAWRDILVRYKQTVIGIAWALLRPFLAMIISTVVFGNLAKLPSEGVPYPILVFAAMLPWQFFASSLTECSLSLIHSSHLISKVYFPRLIVPVSSVIVSFVDFLISGIILLALMAWYNFVPDWRILTLPFFILIAFAVAIGGGLWLGALNVKYRDFRHIVPFLVQFGFYVSPVAYSSSVISQKWRLLYSLNPMVGVIDGFRWAILSGQSKLYLPGFILSMGLASLLLASGIWYFRKTERTFADVI, from the coding sequence ATGGATACTACAAAAACTCTTATCAAAGCCGGTCGAACTGAAAGTCTGTATTGGAAAGATTTGTGGCGCTATCGAGAGCTGTTTTACTTTCTAGCTTGGCGCGATATTTTGGTGCGGTATAAGCAGACTGTGATTGGGATTGCTTGGGCTTTGCTTCGACCATTTTTAGCAATGATTATTTCCACAGTGGTGTTTGGCAATCTCGCGAAGTTACCCTCGGAGGGTGTGCCCTACCCTATTTTAGTATTTGCAGCAATGCTGCCCTGGCAATTTTTTGCTAGCTCTTTAACAGAGTGCAGTCTCAGCTTGATCCATAGTAGTCACCTCATTTCCAAAGTTTATTTTCCTCGCTTGATTGTGCCAGTCAGCTCAGTGATTGTTAGCTTTGTAGATTTTCTAATCTCTGGCATCATCCTGTTAGCGTTGATGGCTTGGTATAACTTTGTGCCCGATTGGCGTATCTTGACGCTACCGTTCTTTATTCTGATTGCCTTTGCAGTGGCGATTGGAGGGGGGCTTTGGTTAGGGGCGCTGAATGTCAAGTACCGTGATTTCCGCCATATTGTACCGTTTCTTGTGCAGTTTGGCTTTTATGTATCTCCAGTCGCTTATAGTAGCAGCGTGATATCGCAAAAGTGGCGCTTACTCTACTCTTTGAATCCAATGGTAGGGGTGATTGATGGCTTTCGTTGGGCGATTTTGAGCGGGCAGTCAAAACTCTACTTGCCGGGATTCATTCTATCTATGGGATTGGCTTCTCTGCTTCTTGCCAGTGGTATTTGGTACTTCCGTAAAACCGAACGCACGTTTGCAGATGTTATTTAA
- a CDS encoding ABC transporter ATP-binding protein: MSDNVVRVENLGKKYTISHQKRGANSTLRDAIATTTKAISRKLLTPFGKKIPHPNHEDFWALRNVSFDIKQGEVVGIIGRNGAGKSTLLKILSRITEPTTGQILITGRVASLLEVGTGFHQELTGRENIFLNGAILGMSKAEIKKKFDEIVSFAEVEKFLDTPVKHYSSGMYVRLAFAIAAHLEPEILIVDEVLAVGDVQFQKKCLGKMNNVAKEGRTILFVTHNMSMVESLCDRGILLEQGTLCVDGTSEEAVRVYLEKSYSLAQELPLNQRRDRTGSGRVRVSSFRILNEKGHEEQVLQSGKNYYFEVGYSNYIGKRLSNVVVSIAFADERGTFDLLLRSNFTNDYLTLNSDQGYILCGIENLPLVNGLYLVSIYLSHADSETLDDIQEAVSVVVDGGDFFGTGNPGLPNFCKFLVKADWSTSHAHLFSHM; this comes from the coding sequence ATGTCTGATAATGTAGTCCGGGTTGAAAATTTAGGCAAGAAATATACAATTAGCCACCAAAAACGGGGAGCTAACAGTACTTTGCGGGATGCGATCGCCACTACCACCAAAGCCATCAGTCGTAAACTCCTAACACCCTTTGGCAAAAAAATACCCCACCCAAATCATGAAGATTTTTGGGCGTTGAGGAATGTTTCTTTTGATATTAAGCAGGGCGAAGTTGTTGGCATTATCGGTCGCAATGGAGCAGGAAAATCAACTCTTTTAAAGATTTTAAGCCGGATTACTGAACCCACAACAGGACAAATTTTAATTACCGGAAGAGTCGCAAGTTTGTTGGAAGTGGGAACAGGTTTTCACCAAGAATTAACAGGACGAGAAAACATTTTCCTGAACGGTGCTATTTTGGGTATGAGCAAGGCTGAGATTAAAAAGAAGTTTGATGAAATTGTGTCTTTTGCAGAAGTGGAGAAGTTTTTAGATACTCCTGTGAAGCATTATTCATCTGGGATGTACGTACGCCTTGCTTTTGCCATAGCAGCACACCTAGAACCAGAAATCCTGATTGTGGACGAAGTACTAGCAGTGGGGGATGTGCAATTTCAAAAGAAATGTCTGGGAAAGATGAATAACGTGGCGAAGGAAGGGCGAACTATTTTATTCGTGACTCATAACATGAGTATGGTGGAATCTTTGTGCGATCGCGGAATTCTTCTTGAACAAGGCACACTGTGTGTAGATGGGACTTCAGAAGAAGCTGTTAGGGTTTACCTAGAAAAGTCTTACAGTCTGGCTCAAGAGTTACCCTTAAACCAGAGAAGAGATCGCACTGGTTCTGGAAGAGTCAGAGTTTCTAGTTTTAGAATCTTGAATGAAAAAGGTCATGAAGAGCAAGTTTTACAATCTGGAAAAAATTACTATTTTGAAGTAGGATATTCAAACTATATAGGAAAGCGTCTGAGTAATGTAGTTGTAAGTATTGCTTTCGCCGATGAAAGAGGTACCTTTGACTTGTTATTAAGGAGTAATTTCACCAACGATTATCTGACTCTTAATTCTGATCAAGGCTATATTCTTTGTGGCATAGAAAATTTGCCTTTAGTGAATGGCTTGTATCTAGTTTCGATATATCTATCACATGCAGATAGTGAAACGCTAGATGATATTCAAGAAGCTGTATCTGTGGTTGTAGATGGAGGTGACTTTTTTGGTACTGGTAATCCTGGTTTGCCAAACTTCTGTAAGTTTTTAGTTAAAGCAGACTGGTCTACATCACACGCTCATTTATTCTCCCACATGTAA
- a CDS encoding glycosyltransferase family 2 protein, which produces MPKVSVVIPAYNAMTYLPETMESVQRQTFSDFEVLIINDGSADNIVEWVSQLVDPRVKLICQTNQGVPLARNKGIANAQGEYIAFLDADDLWEPTMLEKQVGCLENNPTVGLVHTWMAVIDAQSQPTGRVMISNAEGDVWKQLVVQNTVPSSSVMVRRGCFDTVGGFDPNLRNIDDWDMWIRIAARYPFAVIKEPLMHYRMHLNNMTKNWQVVEEAFEMIIEKAFRSAPPELLYLKSRSYGHANMFLAWKAVQSGNRNYKKAIHFQEQAIAHFPLLRFSREYFRLSLAIAMLQWFGSNAYTKILSLLYALRRRILSLT; this is translated from the coding sequence ATGCCCAAGGTTTCTGTTGTTATTCCGGCTTATAATGCGATGACTTACCTCCCTGAAACAATGGAGAGCGTTCAGAGGCAGACCTTTAGTGATTTTGAAGTATTAATTATTAATGATGGTAGCGCAGACAACATTGTTGAATGGGTTTCTCAGCTAGTAGATCCACGAGTGAAACTGATTTGCCAAACAAATCAGGGCGTACCATTAGCACGCAACAAAGGTATTGCTAATGCTCAAGGAGAGTATATAGCATTCTTGGACGCTGATGATTTGTGGGAGCCGACCATGCTAGAAAAACAAGTGGGTTGTCTGGAAAATAATCCTACAGTAGGCTTGGTGCATACTTGGATGGCTGTCATTGATGCACAAAGTCAGCCTACAGGTAGAGTCATGATCTCAAATGCTGAAGGTGATGTCTGGAAACAACTAGTTGTACAAAATACAGTACCTTCCTCTTCAGTCATGGTTCGTCGTGGTTGTTTTGACACTGTTGGGGGATTTGACCCAAATTTACGCAATATTGATGATTGGGATATGTGGATTCGCATTGCTGCTCGTTATCCCTTTGCAGTAATCAAAGAACCTTTAATGCACTATCGAATGCACCTAAACAATATGACCAAAAACTGGCAAGTGGTGGAAGAAGCTTTTGAGATGATTATTGAGAAAGCATTCCGCAGTGCACCCCCCGAACTACTGTATTTAAAAAGCCGAAGCTACGGTCATGCCAACATGTTTTTAGCTTGGAAAGCCGTACAAAGTGGTAATAGAAACTACAAGAAGGCGATTCATTTTCAGGAACAAGCGATCGCCCACTTCCCTTTGCTACGTTTCTCGCGCGAGTACTTTCGCTTGAGTTTGGCGATCGCAATGCTGCAATGGTTCGGCTCTAACGCTTACACTAAAATACTGTCGCTGCTTTACGCTTTGCGCCGACGCATATTAAGTCTTACCTAA